TCCGGCTGTCCGGCTCGTACACCGTGCAGCGTGCCGTCAACGACGGTCCCTCGCCGGTCTACGGCGGCAATCGACTCCCGCACGCGCCGGACCATGACCTCTTCCTCAGGCTCGGCCGGGACACCGGACCCTACGCCGTATTCTACGAGCTCGACCACGAGAGCGCGTCGTTCCGCGACCGGGCTAATCTCCCGGAGAACGAGTGTCCGTCCCGGACGCTCCACGGAGCGGGAGCGGCGCTCAGGTTCCTCGACGGGACGGTCGAACTGTCCTGCGAGGTGGAGAACCTGACCGACGAGCGCGTGACCGACGTCGAGGGATATCCGCTGCCCGGACGCTCGTATCTGCTGTCCGTTGCCATCTTGAGAGAGGACTGACATGACGCGCATCGTGCTGACGCTCGCCCTCCTGGCCCTCGCGTGCCGCCCGGCCG
Above is a genomic segment from Candidatus Effluviviaceae Genus V sp. containing:
- a CDS encoding TonB-dependent receptor, which produces RLSGSYTVQRAVNDGPSPVYGGNRLPHAPDHDLFLRLGRDTGPYAVFYELDHESASFRDRANLPENECPSRTLHGAGAALRFLDGTVELSCEVENLTDERVTDVEGYPLPGRSYLLSVAILRED